One window of the Babesia microti strain RI chromosome IV, complete genome genome contains the following:
- a CDS encoding hypothetical protein (overlaps_old_locusTagID:BBM_III05425), translated as MDNKCLLNYHFRRFIDNNKLPIQFTLFYTSLKDFLVPLRTVGFQQTFLKGMIKSLKAVNCLIACKLIFCSENIVINSYKYYNSNLFMVPISIGMAIFNVTILTKLLKYSKNFLLPFVLSETIM; from the exons ATGGATAACAAATGCCTTCTGAATTACCACTTCAGGAGATTTATCGACAACAACAAACTACCCATACAATTTACCCTTTTTTACACATCATTGAAAGATTTTTTAGTTCCATTGCGCACAGTTGGGTTTCAACAgacatttttaaaa GGAATGATAAAGTCACTCAAAGCTGTAAATTGCCTTATTGCATGTAAACTGATTTTTTGCtctgaaaatattgttattaattcGTACAAATACTACAACTCTAACTTATTTATG GTTCCCATTAGCATTGGAATGGCTATTTTTAATGTGACCATTTTGaccaaattattaaagtaCAGCAAAAATT TTTTACTACCATTCGTTCTATCAGAGACCATCATGTAA
- a CDS encoding hypothetical protein (overlaps_old_locusTagID:BBM_III05425), which produces MCRIHFISILNYLKNRKNYIFGNLRAGDKICYISSIYIYTSGLWAYYLITSNILIDSKTLDTPLSLMLSSNLYNHFGPYLMPKLLNQESLNKLMSMPNDSNLIAMGNSIRAFNRIAVNRCAIDYAMTIIGDKNVVNDGVLHTNKLDIMDSYGNIWNFNKFLYLLCDPKLKLYNNVTNHSKFVNLLNSIESLMLNLPIEHWEVPYQYLKDLSMAAAEIEEEWIRERILFILSQFMRNQNNVRKLVIVEMKGIDLLFDVLNNGLTYKSDFNIFDYTQNILNEYPILKLLYTEFVSND; this is translated from the exons ATGTGTAGAATCCATTTTATTAGTATTCTGAATTATCTCAAAAATCGAAAAAATT atatttttggaaacTTACGTGCCGGTGacaaaatatgttatatatcaagtatatatatatatactagtgGGCTTTGGGCTTACTACCTAATCACTAGTAATATACTCATCGATTCCAAAACTCTAGACACACCGCTATCATTG ATGTTATCTAGcaatttatacaatcattTTGGGCCATATCTGATGCCCAAACTCTTAAATCAAGAAtccctaaataaattaatgtcTATGCCCAATGACTCAAATTTAATAGCAATGGGCAATTCCATTAGGG CTTTCAATAGGATTGCTGTTAACCGATGTGCAATCGACTATGCAATGACGATTATTGgcgataaaaatgtagtCAATGATGGTGTTTTACACACtaataaattggatatTATGGATTCATATGGTAATATATggaattttaacaaatttttatacttACTATGTGATCCAAAGCTTAA GTTGTATAAC AATGTCACTAACCActctaaatttgtaaatttattaaattcaattgaatCGTTGatgttaaatttaccaatcGAA CATTGGGAAGTCCCCTACCAGTACTTAAAGGATTTATCAATGGCCGCTGCTGAAATAGAAGAAGAATGGATTAGAGAGAGAatactatttattttatcgcaatttaTGAGA AACCAAAACAATGTAAGAAAGTTGGTAATAGTGGAAATGAAGGGGATTGATTTGCTTTTTGATG tattaaataatggGTTAACCTACAAATCTGACTTCAACATTTTCGATTATACCCAAAACATTCTGAATGAATATCCTATacttaaattattatacacAGAATTTGTAAGTAATGATTAA
- a CDS encoding mitochondrial ribosomal protein L49 precursor, putative (overlaps_old_locusTagID:BBM_III05430) yields the protein MPINIHKIPFHIRRTSSDNLAVFLKYKNNKNTVFTVIRKIKGNREILLNELAIICGHRPISMPRSIVIKGNYKNKIKQYLKGIGF from the exons ATGCCCATAAACATACATAAAATACCCTTCCACATAAGACGGACTT CATCGGATAACCTAGCTGTGTTTCTCAAgtacaaaaataacaaaaatactGTATTCACTGTAATTCGTAAAATAAAAGGAAACAGGGAG ATCCTGCTGAACGAATTGGCTATTATATGCGGTCACAGACCCATATCGATGCCCAGATCAATTGTAATTAAGGGAAACTACAAAAATAAGATTAAACAA TATCTAAAGGGAATAGGATTTTGA
- a CDS encoding hypothetical protein (overlaps_old_locusTagID:BBM_III05430), with the protein MRKMTSSNCILPELSDLGLPTIILVLMISITAYSWSIYGEMITTFYSKYVTTKRKVN; encoded by the exons ATGCGTAAAATGACCTCATCGAATTGCATTTTGCCG GAACTAAGCGATTTGGGGCTACCAACCATAATTCTTGTGTTAATGATATCTATTACGGCGTATTCATGGAGCATTTATGGCGAAATGATAACTACATTCTACTCAAAATATGTCACTACTAAGCGCAAGGTCAACTGA
- a CDS encoding hypothetical protein (overlaps_old_locusTagID:BBM_III05435), with translation MPCKSWLQLCIIHKPFYGSLIRSVCVYAKNTAAFSTSSSDSVVSGGGKSPLLHRSLSEPYGGGDIYWAIRRKCFYAGHRALRLMNARFMNTDVIRMIYAGVPKKSYDPKINQFYTFMDNEEWTGSGGRFWIDVSNSILFPLYIAFWLYFFTYRFFYNNKHNVFARWANKDED, from the coding sequence ATGCCGTGTAAATCTTGGCTGCAATTGTGCATTATACACAAACCATTTTATGGCTCATTAATTAGATCTGTGTGTGTTTATGCAAAAAATACTGCCGCATTTTCGACATCATCCAGTGATAGCGTTGTGTCTGGCGGCGGTAAATCACCGCTACTACATAGGTCCCTCTCTGAACCATATGGCGGTGGAGATATTTACTGGGCAATTCGTCGCAAATGTTTTTATGCGGGACATAGGGCACTTAGATTGATGAATGCGCGTTTTATGAACACAGATGTAATAAGGATGATTTATGCCGGTGTaccaaaaaaatcatatgACCCTAAAATCAATCAATTCTACACTTTCATGGACAACGAGGAGTGGACAGGATCTGGTGGTCGTTTTTGGATCGATGTATCTAACTCTATACTCTTCCCCTTATATATCGCTTTTTGGCTCTACTTTTTCACCTACCGCTTCTTTTACAACAACAAACATAATGTGTTTGCAAGATGGGCGAACAAGGACGAAGATTAA
- a CDS encoding MT-A70 (overlaps_old_locusTagID:BBM_III05440) — translation MDNEQECLVDNVVECIVNDAQIEYPTNTFELALILLKLLHSGGIKLDLPLEILKLRKLLINSFPDYAKTHLLYLVRYRNFYKLLQFLSCNEKPLNYTEFFKLKTKCYNNIQDTLIKHKYEQLYNKEFNTNNNFINDMTNESYHFLNVTQPCIDIKLSKGIFYVTKIHGEAITILLESYDGLYSKIDTNYIANSQLVGTMVNQLNHSPSNTTSKILCDDVQESFIDQFNSMGNKIDFKSSKLKDQIVEMINKPTMNTRVFSKYYKNIMGKSIRQMCPYGTLRECKIQNARNVQLMDTSQISFCKNAHYRPIILPHTDKKIGACSYLDTCRHIENCRFVHYEIVMPNFSKSIINGPNDEFAIGHIYQLPTIKIPPQWINCDVRKIDFRIFNPYVKVIMADPPWDIHMDLPYGTLKDSEMKELQLKDVQDEGLLFLWVTGRSMELARECMDIWGYKRVEEILWIKINQLQRLVRTGRTGHWINHSKEHCLVGIKGNPNLNRNIDCDVILSEVRETSRKPDEIYRIIERMCPNDLKLEIFGRHHNTRNNWITLGNQLNGINIIHPEIKERLKTTSII, via the exons ATGGATAATGAACAAGAATGTCTAGTCGATAATGTAGTGGAATGTATAGTAAATGATGCCCAAATTGAGTACCCAACTAATACATTTGAGTTAGCGTTAATTTTGCTCAAATTGCTGCATTCCGGCGGTATTAAGTTGGACCTTCCTCTTGAAATCCTGAAGTTGCGTAAATTACTTATAAATTCTTTCCCAGATTACGCCAAAACACACCTTCTTTACCTCGTAAGGTATAggaatttttacaaattattgcaattcTTATCGTGTAATGAGAAACCACTAAATTATACCGAATTCTTTAAACTTAAGACAAAGTGCTACAATAATATACAGGATACTCTCATAAAACACAAGTATGAGCAGTTGTACAACAAAGAATTCAATActaataacaatttcattaacGACATGACCAACGAATCGTACCACTTTCTCAATGTTACGCAACCATGCATCGATATAAAACTGTCAAAAGGCATATTTTACGTGACTAAAATACACGGAGAGGCCATTACTATTTTGCTTGAGTCTTATGATGGATTGTACAGCAAAATTGACACAAATTACATCGCAAATTCGCAACTAGTTGGCACGATggtaaatcaattaaatcaCTCACCATCTAATACAACAAGTAAAATTCTATGTGATGATGTACAAGAAAGTTTCATTGATCAGTTTAATTCTATGGGAaacaaaattgattttaag AGTTCAAAACTTAAGGATCAAATTGTAGAGATGATAAATAAGCCTACAATGAACACTAGAGTGTTTTCCAAGTACTACAAGAACATAATGGGCAAATCTATAAGACAAATGTGTCCATATGGTACCCTAAGGGAGTGTAAAATTCAGAATGCTAGAAATGTCCAGTTAATGGACACATCTCAAATTTCCTTCTGTAAAAACGCTCATTATAGGCCAATAATTCTCCCACATACTGATAAGAAAATAGGCGCTTGCTCATATTTGGATACATGTAGACACATTGAGAATTGTCGTTTTGTACACTATGAAATAGTGATGCCAAACTTCTCAAAATCCATTATCAATGGCCCAAATGATGAGTTTGCCATTGGacatatttaccaattGCCAACGATAAAAATACCCCCCCAGTGGATAAATTGTGACGTGCGTAAGATTGATTTTAGAATTTTTAACCCGTATGTCAAGGTAATAATGGCGGATCCACCATGGGATATCCACATGGATCTGCCATATGGTACGTTGAAGGATTCTGAAATGAAGGAATTACag CTAAAGGATGTGCAAGATGAGGGTTTGTTGTTTCTTTGGGTTACTGGCAGGTCTATGGAACTGGCCCGTGAATGTATGGAT ATTTGGGGGTACAAAAGAGTAGAGGAGATTTTGTGGATCAAGATAAACCAATTGCAGCGTCTAGTACGCACAGGTCGTACTGGTCATTGGATTAATCATTCAAAAGAGCATTGTCTTGTGGGTATCAAAGGCAACCCGAATTTAAATCGCAACATTGACTGTGATGTAATACTTTCAGAAGTGAGGGAAACTTCTAGAAAGCCCGATGAGATATACAG gataaTTGAAAGGATGTGTCCAAATGATCTCAAACTGGAGATTTTTGGTAGGCACCATAACACACGCAACAATTGGATCACCCTAGGTAATCAATTGAATGGCATTAATATCATCCATCCAGAGATTAAGGAAAGGCTCAAAACAACctcaattatataa
- a CDS encoding Caltractin ICL1c (overlaps_old_locusTagID:BBM_III05445): MPRRSYNTSNSNDISSLTEEEIEEIHEAFNLFDTENSGTVDPKEIKCAMQSLGLDTKNPLVFQIISDIEKSGSSSINFNDFLQFITSRLGNRNSKEGIQKIFNLFDDDKTGSISFKNIKRVAKELGENISDQELRDMINKADSNGDGELSFDDFYNIMTRKVFS; encoded by the exons ATGCCCAGACGTTCATACAACACATCAAATTCCAACGACATATCGTCGCTTACCGAGGAAGAAATTGAAGAGATCCATGAAGCATTCAATTTATTCGATACTGAAAACTCTG GTACTGTGGACCCTAAGGAGATAAAATGTGCGATGCAGAGTCTCGGATTGGACACAAAAAACCCTTTGgtatttcaaataatatctgatattgaaaaatctgGATCTTCTAGCATCAATTTTAACGATTTTcttcaatttatcacttCCAGACTG GGAAATCGTAACTCTAAGGAAGGGATTCAAAAGATATTTAATCTATTCGATGACGATAAAACTGGATCTATTTcctttaaaaatattaagaGGGTAGCCAAAGAATTAGGTGAAAACATCTCGGATCAAGAACTGAGGGATATGATCAACAAAGCAGATTCTAACGGAGATGGTGAACTTTCGTTCGACGATTTTTATAACATCATGACTAGGAAAGTGTTTTCGTGA
- a CDS encoding hypothetical protein (overlaps_old_locusTagID:BBM_III05450), with the protein MHISQMTNSILLSFTYSYYRKIFETISKLYLNPKELSRRIDRRRLKRQPSRKHKRGFNYKWLGE; encoded by the exons ATGCATATTTCTCAAATGACAAATTCCATACTCTTATCATTCACCTATAGTTACTATCGCAAAATCTTTGAAACAATAAGTAAATTGTATCTAAATCCTAAAGAGCTGTCTAGGCGCATAGATAGGAGGAG GTTGAAAAGACAACCATCAAGAAAACACAAAAGGGGGTTCAACTACAAGTGGCTAGGAGAGTAA
- a CDS encoding conserved Plasmodium protein, unknown function (overlaps_old_locusTagID:BBM_III05455) — protein MKSYHAFRLHSYLGNFTPKITTPMTIQYRIFSPVSLYCCNVTPEYHCTKYRCYILLVNKRFTTGNGISIQTEELLKTLIANNSPLNLQDLCIEAVENATTLRELSMIIYSTVHINLDFHAINKRIIYLLPSESFSNILVLMRVLIDTEYVISVGSIFTELVSRYLLQSVDDITMFCDVDLSNYMFVYSKLVDRGLIKSSIQQVESIVEKVNSRIEKLQPYNFCDILQSLALLKPINVSIDAEKVLNYIFANMKCFSTQEIISTWYSVVSFNFPLDHQLFINFSHQLLNNDELFSQIDVECMVRLITAIGRSRINDIKIVKLIDNLIPQIRKMIEMEKIGLYECSKILVALNNCNYKCDSLLHKVSKYFRHKYQELPNDDDYAATIVNLCIGFGRSLFNDKRVFNVISQLLLNIELLNYLSTQELINVVQSFAKVRLLDNKLMAHIHKVLESRIGDTMPLELCIKYIHSVSILEFKHYNVQKKVVEIIEQYHNSGTGAMNEFQIAKVCYAASKLDIPCGISVKGMPNLAKSDGLWVVGYSGRKTSHIAVARKPIHVRRMKKIW, from the exons ATGAAGTCCTATCACGCTTTCAGACTACATTCTTACCTTGGGAATTTTACGCCAAAAATAACAACCCCAATGACAATACAATATAGAATATTTTCTCCAGTTAGTTTGTATTGTTGCAATGTAACCCCTGAATATCATTGCACAAAATATAGATGTTACATTCTCCTTGTTAACAAGAGATTTACAACCGGAAATGGAATTTCTATACAAACCGAGGAACTATTAAAAACATTAATTGCGAATAATTCGCCGCTTAACTTGCAAGATTTGTGTATAGAAGCCGTGGAAAATGCTACAACTTTGCGAGAATTGTCcatgattatatattcaactgTTCATATCAATCTGGATTTCCATGCTATTAATAAGCgtataatatatctattgCCTTCAGAAAgcttttcaaatatattagtCCTAATGCGTGTGCTAATTGATACTGAGTATGTTATTAGCGTTGGCAGTATATTTACTGAATTGGTTTCTAGATATTTGTTACAAAGTGTTGATGATATAACAATGTTTTGCGATGTTGATTTGTCAAACTATATGTTTGTTTACTCGAAGCTGGTAGATAGAGGTTTGATTAAATCATCAATTCAGCAAGTGGAATCTATAGTTGAAAAAGTAAATTCTagaattgaaaaattgcagccttataatttttgtgatATCTTACAATCGTTGGCACTGCTTAAGCCTATAAATGTGTCTATTGATGCTGAAAAGGtcttaaattatatatttgctAATATGAAATGTTTTAGTACGCaagaaataatttcaacatGGTACTCGGTTgtttcatttaattttcCCCTGgatcatcaattatttataaacttTTCACATCAATTGCTCAACAATGACGAATTATTTTCCCAAATTGATGTTGAGTGTATGGTTAGGCTGATTACTGCTATTGGTAGATCTagaattaatgatataaaaattgtgaagTTGatagataatttgataCCCCAAATCAGGAAGATGATTGAAATGGAAAAGATTGGTTTATATGAGTGCAGTAAGATTCTTGTAGCACTTAACAATtgcaattataaatgtgaCTCGCTTTTACATAAAGTTTCAAAGTATTTTCGGCACAAATATCAAGAATTGCCCAATGATGACGACTATGCTGCCACAATCGTCAATTTGTGCATCGGATTTGGGAGATCCCTATTCAACGATAAAAGGGTGTTCAACGTAATATCACAGCTCTTATTGAATATAGAATTGCTGAACTACTTATCAACGCAAGAGTTGATAAATGTTGTGCAGTCATTCGCTAAAGTCAGACTTTTAGATAACAAGCTAATGGCACACATACACAAAGTACTAGAATCTCGAATTGGGGATACGATGCCACTAGAATTGTGTATCAAGTACATCCATTCCGTTAGTATATTAGAATTTAAGCAttataatgtacaaaagAAAGTTGTAGAGATTATTGAGCAGTATCACAATAGTGGAACCGGTGCGATGAACGAATTCCAG ATAGCAAAAGTATGCTATGCTGCGAGCAAGCTAGATATTCCTTGTGGAATCAGTGTTAAAGGCATGCCAAACCTTGCGAAG aGTGATGGATTGTGGGTTGTTGGTTATAGCGGTAGGAAGACTAGTCATATTGCGGTGGCAAGGAAACCGATTCATGTTAGACGAATGAAAAAAATATGGTAA
- a CDS encoding conserved Plasmodium protein, unknown function (overlaps_old_locusTagID:BBM_III05460) gives MFGHFSKDVAPTQVMDTPFCRLMLHHYGLWNYLDQSHKNYTNTIDDNAINDGILGHCKLQIHSNMHKNDPCYNIQLKEYQCVADSQSQEDSAKKCVKWYNEWIQCKWDHEKMIRGYNYIEPRPERKHKAYIAAPNYQYS, from the exons ATGTTTGGACACTTTTCCAAAGATGTTGCTCCTACGCAAGTGATGGACACTCCATTTTGCCGACTTATGTTGCATCACTATGGACTATGGAATTACTTAGATCAATCGCATAAGAACTACACCAATACAATTGACGATAATGCTATTAATGATGGAATACTGGGACATTGCAAACTACAAATTCACTCTAATATGCACAAGAACGACCCTTGTTACAATATCCAACTTAAGGAGTACCAGTGTGTTGCCGATTCACAG TCACAGGAAGATTCCGCTAAAAAGTGTGTAAAATGGTACAATGAGTGGATACAGTGCAAGTGGGATCATGAAAAGATGATTCGGGGATACAATTACATAGAGCCCAGACCTGAAAGGAAGCACAAGGCATATATCGCCGCGCCCAATTACCAGTATTCATag
- a CDS encoding hypothetical protein (overlaps_old_locusTagID:BBM_III05465): MVKEIGTAPDCLLWQLVKHNHSKLIKSGKFTFSREVGNITNQHTAKNTGYTNKKRIDVLSACEGSSVKLFNDTGHTIRRPKSRLSNKNFTKSLKNQAIIRDIVKKTRPQLAFQISQKFSKLVTIKTIDKTD, translated from the coding sequence ATGGTTAAGGAAATAGGGACCGCGCCAGATTGCCTTCTATGGCAGCTAGTGAAACATAACCACTCAAAGCTGATAAAATCCGGCAAATTTACCTTCAGCCGCGAAGTTGGAAACATAACCAACCAACATACGGCAAAGAATACAGGTTACACCAATAAGAAGAGAATTGATGTTTTGTCTGCCTGTGAAGGCTCATCGGTTAAGCTTTTTAATGATACTGGGCACACAATTAGAAGGCCAAAAAGCAGACTTTCTAACAagaattttacaaaatcaCTGAAGAATCAGGCAATCATCAgagatattgttaaaaaaacTCGTCCTCAATTGGCTTTTCAAATTTcacaaaaattttctaaattggtaacaattaaaacaattgataAGACGGATTAA